The Capsicum annuum cultivar UCD-10X-F1 unplaced genomic scaffold, UCD10Xv1.1 ctg2993, whole genome shotgun sequence genomic sequence ACAGAAAGTGACAGCAAAGAGCAATGAAAAATAAATGCCGTTTCTATCTCTCTTCATGGTAAGAAATTATTTCTTCTAAGAATTTTAGCATTAACGATTCTTTGTGTTCAATATACGGTTATTTACTGACCATTCTTTGGTCGTCTTGTTTCCAGAATTCTCCTTTCCCTTCTACCTGTCCCTCTATTATTCCTTCCTTCTTCTCTACCACCAACATGTTCTCCCAATAGccccaatatatacacacacgcacACATCAAAATGCTCACGGCATTGAAAACCCCAGAAATGAATTGGCTTCATTCAGTTACAGTACTTATTTGCATCTTGTTTCTTGGGTTTATGCCTTTTGAGTCTATTGCTATTCGCTCAGTTCTTGATAGGTTATTGGGATATACAGAAGCACCGGATTACAGAAATGGCGTGGGTTGTCCGGCGATGGAAGAACTAACTGAAACGATGTCGTATTGTGACCCTTCGTTTGTCCACATAACTATGACACTTGACTCGGAGTACCTCCGAGGATCCATGGCGGCTGTACACTCGGTCCTCCGCCACGCGTCCTGTCCAGAACACGTGTTCTTCCATGTCATCGCTGCTGAATTCGACCCGGAAGTTAACCCACGGGTTCTGACCCATCTGGTGAGATCTATTTTCCCTTCGCTCAACTTCAAAGTGTACGTTTTCAGAGAAGATATAGTAATAAATCTTATCTCTTCTTCGATCAGACAAGCACTCGAAAACCCGTTAAACTACGCCCGGAATTACCTGGGTGATATATTTGACCCGTGTGTGAACCGGGTCATATATTTGGATTCTGACGTGATCCTTGTTGACGATGTTCGTAAGCTATGGAATGTTCAGCTTAGCGGGTCACGGGCAATCGGCGCACCCGAATACTGCCATGCAAATTTCACCAAATACTTCACCGATTCATTTTGGTCTGACCTGGTTTTGTCCCGTGTATTCGGGTCAAGAAACCCGTGTTACTTCAACACGGGTGTAATGTTAATGGACTTGGAGAAATGGAGAGAAGGTAATTACAGGTTAAAGATAGAAAGTTGGATGAAATTACAGAGAAAGAAAAGGATTTATGAGTTAGGGTCATTGCCCCCATTTTTGTTGGTTTTTGGTGGAAATGTTGAACCTATTGACCATAAAT encodes the following:
- the LOC107870742 gene encoding probable galacturonosyltransferase-like 9 isoform X1 — protein: MLTALKTPEMNWLHSVTVLICILFLGFMPFESIAIRSVLDRLLGYTEAPDYRNGVGCPAMEELTETMSYCDPSFVHITMTLDSEYLRGSMAAVHSVLRHASCPEHVFFHVIAAEFDPEVNPRVLTHLVRSIFPSLNFKVYVFREDIVINLISSSIRQALENPLNYARNYLGDIFDPCVNRVIYLDSDVILVDDVRKLWNVQLSGSRAIGAPEYCHANFTKYFTDSFWSDLVLSRVFGSRNPCYFNTGVMLMDLEKWREGNYRLKIESWMKLQRKKRIYELGSLPPFLLVFGGNVEPIDHKWNQHGLGGDNVKVSCRSLHPGPVSLLHWSGKGKPWVRLDEKKPCPLDYLWEPYDLSKPIRVSTTK
- the LOC107870742 gene encoding probable galacturonosyltransferase-like 9 isoform X3; amino-acid sequence: MLTALKTPEMNWLHSVTVLICILFLGFMPFESIAIRSVLDRLLGYTEAPDYRNGVGCPAMEELTETMSYCDPSFVHITMTLDSEYLRGSMAAVHSVLRHASCPEHVFFHVIAAEFDPEVNPRVLTHLTSTRKPVKLRPELPG
- the LOC107870742 gene encoding probable galacturonosyltransferase-like 9 isoform X2; translated protein: MEELTETMSYCDPSFVHITMTLDSEYLRGSMAAVHSVLRHASCPEHVFFHVIAAEFDPEVNPRVLTHLVRSIFPSLNFKVYVFREDIVINLISSSIRQALENPLNYARNYLGDIFDPCVNRVIYLDSDVILVDDVRKLWNVQLSGSRAIGAPEYCHANFTKYFTDSFWSDLVLSRVFGSRNPCYFNTGVMLMDLEKWREGNYRLKIESWMKLQRKKRIYELGSLPPFLLVFGGNVEPIDHKWNQHGLGGDNVKVSCRSLHPGPVSLLHWSGKGKPWVRLDEKKPCPLDYLWEPYDLSKPIRVSTTK